In Thunnus maccoyii chromosome 3, fThuMac1.1, whole genome shotgun sequence, the following proteins share a genomic window:
- the klhdc7a gene encoding kelch domain-containing protein 7A gives MPIAELLGVQFDMQLLLKLSLSVAAVLLVSWAYRFYSSRDTKKIQLCDKDNKEPQNETCQNCKRTLQCQSSPKHDTDDGDKEPRPSDKDSATDDLTADSTKETPAKPCLLQAEKKSGMSSTTGRRSPCFLQKLEGSVGVGRELRQDLEHQGAHSTFFSKAEIKVEDANVVLEGKGDQIVRGKIYDYYVESSSHSITDSNTVLGQYKRNSESQPVEFGIRSSSSLIEKPSSLSPIIMRDLVLPQSTVEDPSSLGSLKLTPPARPILLRKESYLSAAEQSELSMPFVTSRASTPMTHTLASTSDESISVHPMTCPSTGSKGLNVRKGSDLETAAGIPFLHFSAKTLDGTDLASCKSKLDLGNCLEVLCLAKQQGQTSVQQAALGVMSDNYLQVLRDPNLYGRLMAGEREQIQKQRMRGRRFVMVADMDPQDWARNTGTETVGRRKSSAVYYYDDYKDAWHTLCLIPQEVISKACAMCTMDNYLFVAVGCQGTDREMTPSKRVFCFNPLTSIWKEISPMNEARPRCKLAALEGYIYAIGGECLSTVERYDPRLDRWTFVAPLPNDTFAVAHHVTVCNGELFVSGGTLRYMLLRYSPKTNTWRPSLLVGSKDRTADMMAVGRFLYRFEVNPLLGISVYRYHTVARLWYECSSKRLLHCPAFQCVTMDDTIYCVSRQFTMRFEADEISPAFRDEDLSVLSAAKGILFPFVLSLPDKKLRQTSV, from the exons ATGCCCATTGCAGAGCTTTTGGGAGTCCAGTTCGACATGCAGCTGCTGTTGAAACTGAGTCTATCTGTGGCTGCGGTGCTTCTGGTGTCGTGGGCCTACAGATTCTACAGCTCCAGGGATACGAAGAAAATTCAGCTCTGCGACAAAGACAACAAAGAGCCACAAAATGAAACCTGCCAAAACTGCAAGAGAACACTGCAATGTCAGAGCTCACCAAAACATGACACAGATGATGGAGACAAGGAACCCAGACCCTCAGACAAAGACTCAGCCACTGATGatctgacagctgacagcacCAAGGAAACGCCAGCGAAACCATGTCTACTCCAAGCTGAAAAGA AGAGTGGGATGTCCAGTACTACAGGGCGGCGCTCCCCTTGCTTTCTGCAGAAGCTAGAGGGCAGTGTGGGTGTGGGCAGGGAGTTAAGGCAGGACTTGGAGCACCAGGGGGCCCACTCCACTTTCTTCTCCAAGGCAGAGATCAAAGTGGAGGATGCTAACGTGGTGCTGGAAGGAAAAGGAGACCAGATTGTGCGTGGAAAGATATATGATTACTATGTTGAGTCCTCCTCTCACTCTATTACAGACTCAAATACCGTGCTGGGTCAGTATAAGAGGAACTCAGAGTCACAGCCAGTGGAGTTTGGAATCcgtagcagcagcagcctcataGAAAAACCTTCCTCTCTTAGCCCCATTATTATGCGTGATTTGGTTTTACCACAAAGCACTGTTGAGGATCCCTCCTCACTAGGAAGCCTCAAGCTGACGCCCCCTGCAAGGCCTATACTCCTACGCAAGGAGAGCTATCTGTCTGCAGCAGAGCAGTCTGAGCTTTCCATGCCCTTTGTAACTTCAAGAGCTTCAACTCCAATGACTCACACTCTGGCCTCAACCAGCGATGAGTCCATCTCTGTTCACCCTATGACCTGTCCCTCTACAGGTAGCAAAGGCCTTAATGTGAGGAAGGGGTCTGATCTAGAGACTGCAGCAGGAATcccatttttacacttttcagCGAAAACTCTTGATGGCACAGATTTGGCAAGCTGTAAGAGTAAGCTTGATTTGGGGAACTGTTTGGAGGTGCTGTGCCTGGCCAAACAACAGGGCCAGACCTCTGTGCAGCAAGCAGCCCTTGGAGTCATGTCAGACAACTACCTCCAGGTGCTCAGGGACCCCAACCTTTATGGGCGGCTAATGGCTGGTGAGCGGGAACAAATCCAAAAGCAAAGAATGAGAGGGAGAAGGTTTGTCATGGTGGCAGATATGGACCCTCAAGACTGGGCGAGGAACACAGGAACAGAGACAGTAGGGAGGAGGAAGTCCAGTGCAGTGTACTATTATGATGACTACAAAGACGCCTGGCATACACTTTGCTTGATCCCTCAGGAGGTCATCTCTAAAGCCTGTGCCATGTGCACAATGGATAACTACTTATTTGTGGCAGTGGGCTGCCAAGgcacagacagagaaatgacACCCTCAAAGCGAGTGTTTTGCTTCAATCCTTTGACATCCATTTGGAAGGAGATCAGTCCTATGAATGAAGCCAGGCCCCGCTGCAAACTGGCAGCATTGGAGGGCTACATCTACGCCATCGGAGGGGAGTGCCTCTCCACAGTGGAGCGCTATGACCCGCGATTGGACAGATGGACATTTGTGGCTCCACTGCCTAATGATACATTTGCTGTGGCACATCATGTCACAGTGTGCAATGGAGAGCTTTTTGTTTCTGGGGGAACTCTTAGATATATGCTACTGCGCTACAGCCCCAAAACCAATACCTGGAGGCCAAGTCTGTTAGTAGGCAGCAAAGACAGAACTGCTGATATGATGGCTGTGGGGCGATTTCTGTATCGGTTTGAGGTTAACCCACTGCTGGGTATCAGTGTGTACCGCTATCATACAGTGGCTCGACTGTGGTATGAGTGCAGCTCCAAACGGCTCCTCCACTGCCCTGCCTTCCAGTGTGTTACGATGGATGACACAATCTATTGTGTCAGCCGCCAGTTCACCATGAGGTTTGAGGCTGATGAGATCTCTCCTGCATTCAGAGATGAGGATTTGAGTGTCCTCTCTGCAGCGAAGGGCATACTTTTCCCCTTTGTCCTTTCACTTCCTGATAAGAAGCTTCGCCAGACCAGTGTGTAA